One Camelina sativa cultivar DH55 chromosome 3, Cs, whole genome shotgun sequence genomic window carries:
- the LOC104767058 gene encoding myosin-binding protein 1-like isoform X1, giving the protein MATRQMSAVKSQMGSWSFTRALAFAFNEWLLMLMLFVNSIFSYVIARFADYSELQSPCLMCSNLDHILGRTKHLKKPHWDMICSKHKSEISSLVYCHAHGKLVDVRGMCETCLFSFATTNKSNAETYRLLVGKLGDNSYFGSKTGRSTNPNCSKLTDCTCCNQLWGTQTAPTQVAEREMLPKFGLLSKVRTAKQSTPKKSVRFNHLPDVGYTELKIHSDTESKQESSLSRMPHVEFNEHKIGLVGVLRTEEQSTPKKSVRFNHLPDVGYSELKVHSDTESEAVFSEDEGVIIKEEGHKFHIVDLQTPPIITLPYDLATDKLLNFDFHLEPLTTQNDQEEGQLQEINWRTYSSFPEFIPVDGVPETPEKVLKEEEIISSDDLFLTSRAIEHFAAVSKEKEEPIRLHDITLTPDFMEHPANASVMEETELICLNDVTSTSCAMKHSEVFLKGNEEPIHVQDIYLTPEFKENPAHASVMEETELICLNDVTSTSHIMEHSAAVLKENEEPIHLHDTTLTSDFMENPANASLTEETELICLSDVTSTSHTMEYSAAVSKEKEEPIHLQDISLTPDLKENPANVSLTEETELICLNDVTSTSKTAETPEDVFKGIELMPLHDVSLDEVPESLTTNEISVEMSKEKDTDQADSTSLESEYIVVPSPNSMPENSIENCVSDKKDMQETSLTGSLLSEMAPRNVASHTQAAINESESSSFNSMSVAAETNQYSGELMDLADAYNIVVGNESNNDSNGREQIENWMKKDTSRVSEDLKALLTQISASRGIEFLSPRDVSPKISVNSSDQDTKNIDHDMQLLLQKRMLERNESNLSLEGVSVSEIEGESESDRLKRQVDYDRKLLTGLYKELEEERSASAVATNQAMAMITRLQEEKASFQMEALQNLRMMEEQAEYDMEAIQRLNDLLVEREKLIQDLEAEIEYFRDQTPQKKDKVDVAEQVTEIDSPSEGMSNKIQSCLVGFEEERLYITSCLDKIENRVTGEAHGDNLPAEESVSELQERVERLKGDLYFLEQVMNSLGHGNEGMQFVKEIASHLQTLRSLSMKRQDHTES; this is encoded by the exons ATGGCTACTAGACAAATGTCTGCAGTAAAATCACAGATGGGTTCCTGGAGTTTCACCAGAGCTTTGGCTTTTGCCTTTAATGAGTGGCTACTGATGTTGATGCTCTTTGTCAACTCCATATTCTCCTACGTGATCGCGAGGTTTGCAGATTACTCTGAGCTTCAGTCTCCATGTTTGATGTGTTCAAATCTTGATCATATTCTCGGGAGGACTAAACATTTGAAGAAACCTCATTGGGATATGATCTGCTCTAAACACAAATCAGAAATCTCGTCCTTGGTTTACTGTCACGCTCATGGGAAGCTTGTTGATGTCCGGGGAATGTGCGAGActtgtcttttctcttttgctacAACCAATAAGTCTAACGCTGAAACTTACAGATTGTTGGTTGGTAAATTGGGTGATAATTCTTACTTTGGATCCAAGACTGGTCGAAGCACAAATCCAAATTGCTCTAAACTTACTGATTGTACATGTTGTAATCAGCTGTGGGGGACTCAAACCGCTCCTACTCAGGTGGCTGAACGAGAAATGCTACCCAAGTTTGGTTTACTTAGCAAAGTGAGAACTGCGAAGCAGTCTACGCCCAAGAAAAGTGTCAGGTTCAATCATTTGCCTGATGTTGGGTACACTGAGCTCAAGATTCATTCAGATACTGAATCAAAGCAAGAGTCTTCACTCAGTCGTATGCCTCATGTTGAGTTCAATGAGCACAAGATTGGTTTGGTTGGTGTTTTGAGAACCGAGGAACAATCTACACCCAAGAAAAGTGTTAGGTTCAACCATTTGCCTGATGTTGGGTACTCTGAGCTTAAAGTTCATTCAGATACTGAATCAGAAGCTGTATTTTCAGAAGATGAAGGTGTCATCATTAAAGAAGAGGGTCATAAGTTTCATATCGTGGATCTTCAGACTCCTCCGATTATCACCTTGCCTTATGATTTGGCTACTGACAAGCTGCTGAACTTTGATTTCCATTTGGAGCCTTTGACCACTCAAAATGACCAAGAGGAAGGTCAGTTGCAAGAGATCAATTGGAGAACTTATTCCTCATTTCCTGAGTTTATTCCAGTTGATGGTGTGCCTGAAACACCAGAGAAGGTGTTGAAGGAGGAAGAGATCATTTCTTCAGATGATCTTTTCTTAACATCACGCGCCATAGAACATTTTGCAGCTGTTtcaaaggagaaagaagagccAATTCGCCTCCACGATATTACTTTAACACCAGATTTCATGGAACATCCGGCAAATGCCTCTGTAATGGAGGAGACTGAGCTTATTTGCCTTAACGATGTTACTTCAACATCATGCGCCATGAAACATTCTGAAGTTTTTCTAAAGGGCAATGAAGAGCCAATTCACGtccaagatatatatttaacacCAGAGTTTAAGGAAAATCCTGCACATGCCTCTGTAATGGAAGAGACTGAGCTTATTTGCCTCAATGATGTTACTTCAACATCACACATCATGGAACATTCTGCAGCTGTTTTAAAGGAGAATGAAGAACCAATTCACCTTCACGATACTACTTTAACATCAGATTTTATGGAAAATCCTGCAAATGCTTCCTTAACGGAAGAGACTGAGCTTATCTGCCTCAGTGATGTTACTTCAACATCACACACGATGGAATATTCTGCAGCTGTTtcaaaggagaaagaagagccGATTCACCTCCAAGATATTTCTTTAACGCCAGATTTGAAGGAAAACCCTGCAAATGTGTCCTTAACGGAAGAGACTGAGCTTATTTGCCTCAATGATGTTACTTCAACATCAAAGACTGCTGAAACTCCTGAAGATGTCTTTAAAGGAATTGAACTTATGCCCCTCCATGATGTTTCTCTAGACGAGGTTCCTGAATCACTCACTACAAATGAAATCTCTGTTGAGATGTCGAAGGAGAAGGACACAGACCAAGCTGATAGTACCTCTCTGGAATCTGAATATATAGTTGTACCATCTCCAAATTCCATGCCTGAAAACTCAATCGAAAACT GTGTATCAGACAAAAAGGATATGCAAGAGACATCTCTTACAGGCTCTTTATTGTCTGAAATGGCTCCACGGAACGTCGCTTCTCACACACAAGCAGCTATTAAtgagtcagaatcttcttcattCAACTCAATGTCGGTGGCAGCTGAAACAAACCAATATTCAGGGGAGTTGATGGATCTTGCGGATGCATACAATATCGTTGTAGGTAATGAGAGCAACAACGATAGTAATGGAAGAGAACAAATAGAGAACTGGATGAAGAAAGATACATCTAGAGTTAGCGAAGACCT NAAAGCACTTCTTACTCAAATATCAGCTTCTCGTGGGATAGAGTTTTTGTCGCCTAGAGATGTAAGCCCCAAGATATCTGTTAACAGTAGTGATCAGGATACAAAGAACATAGATCATGATATGCAGCTGCTACTTCAGAAGAGAATGCTCGAAAGGAACGAGAGCAACTTATCGTTGGAAGGAGTTTCTGTGAGTGAAATCGAGGGAGAAAGTGAGAGTGATCGGTTGAAAAGGCAGGTTGATTACGACAGGAAACTGCTGACTGGTTTATATAAAGAATTGGAGGAAGAAAGAAGCGCTTCAGCGGTTGCTACAAACCAAGCAATGGCTATGATTACGAGGTTGCAGGAAGAGAAAGCGTCGTTCCAAATGGAAGCTTTGCAGAACCTGAGGATGATGGAAGAGCAAGCGGAGTATGATATGGAAGCAATACAGAGACTGAATGATTTACTTGTTGAGAGAGAAAAACTTATTCAAGATTTAGAAGCTGAGATTGAATACTTCCGGGACCAGACCCCGCAGAAGAAGGATAAGGTAGATGTTGCAGAACAGGTCACTGAAATAGATTCGCCTAGTGAGGGAATGAGCAACAAGATACAGAGTTGTTTAGTTGggtttgaagaagagagattataTATCACTAGTTGTTTGGACAAGATTGAAAACAGAGTAACTGGCGAGGCTCATGGCGATAATCTACCAGCAGAAGAATCTGTTTCTGAGCTACAGGAGAGAGTAGAGAGGCTGAAGGGAGATTTATACTTCCTAGAACAGGTTATGAACTCTCTCGGGCACGGGAATGAAGGCATGCAATTTGTCAAGGAAATAGCTTCCCATTTGCAAACTCTGCGGAGTCTCAGCATGAAAAGACAAGATCACACAGAGAGTTGA
- the LOC104767058 gene encoding myosin-binding protein 1-like isoform X3: MATRQMSAVKSQMGSWSFTRALAFAFNEWLLMLMLFVNSIFSYVIARFADYSELQSPCLMCSNLDHILGRTKHLKKPHWDMICSKHKSEISSLVYCHAHGKLVDVRGMCETCLFSFATTNKSNAETYRLLVGKLGDNSYFGSKTGRSTNPNCSKLTDCTCCNQLWGTQTAPTQVAEREMLPKFGLLSKVRTAKQSTPKKSVRFNHLPDVGYTELKIHSDTESKQESSLSRMPHVEFNEHKIGLVGVLRTEEQSTPKKSVRFNHLPDVGYSELKVHSDTESEAVFSEDEGVIIKEEGHKFHIVDLQTPPIITLPYDLATDKLLNFDFHLEPLTTQNDQEEGQLQEINWRTYSSFPEFIPVDGVPETPEKVLKEEEIISSDDLFLTSRAIEHFAAVSKEKEEPIRLHDITLTPDFMEHPANASVMEETELICLNDVTSTSCAMKHSEVFLKGNEEPIHVQDIYLTPEFKENPAHASVMEETELICLNDVTSTSHIMEHSAAVLKENEEPIHLHDTTLTSDFMENPANASLTEETELICLSDVTSTSHTMEYSAAVSKEKEEPIHLQDISLTPDLKENPANVSLTEETELICLNDVTSTSKTAETPEDVFKGIELMPLHDVSLDEVPESLTTNEISVEMSKEKDTDQADSTSLESEYIVVPSPNSMPENSIENCVSDKKDMQETSLTGSLLSEMAPRNVASHTQAAINESESSSFNSMSVAAETNQYSGELMDLADAYNIVVGNESNNDSNGREQIENWMKKDTSRVSEDLKALLTQISASPSRGIEFLSPRDVSPKISVNSSDQDTKNIDHDMQLLLQKRMLERNESNLSLEGVSVSEIEGESESDRLKRQVDYDRKLLTGLYKELEEERSASAVATNQAMAMITRLQEEKASFQMEALQNLRMMEEQAEYDMEAIQRLNDLLVEREKLIQDLEAEIEYFRDQTPQKKDKVDVAEQVTEIDSPSEGMSNKIQSCLVGFEEERLYITSCLDKIENRVTGEAHGDNLPAEESVSELQERVERLKGDLYFLEQVMNSLGHGNEGMQFVKEIASHLQTLRSLSMKRQDHTES, from the exons ATGGCTACTAGACAAATGTCTGCAGTAAAATCACAGATGGGTTCCTGGAGTTTCACCAGAGCTTTGGCTTTTGCCTTTAATGAGTGGCTACTGATGTTGATGCTCTTTGTCAACTCCATATTCTCCTACGTGATCGCGAGGTTTGCAGATTACTCTGAGCTTCAGTCTCCATGTTTGATGTGTTCAAATCTTGATCATATTCTCGGGAGGACTAAACATTTGAAGAAACCTCATTGGGATATGATCTGCTCTAAACACAAATCAGAAATCTCGTCCTTGGTTTACTGTCACGCTCATGGGAAGCTTGTTGATGTCCGGGGAATGTGCGAGActtgtcttttctcttttgctacAACCAATAAGTCTAACGCTGAAACTTACAGATTGTTGGTTGGTAAATTGGGTGATAATTCTTACTTTGGATCCAAGACTGGTCGAAGCACAAATCCAAATTGCTCTAAACTTACTGATTGTACATGTTGTAATCAGCTGTGGGGGACTCAAACCGCTCCTACTCAGGTGGCTGAACGAGAAATGCTACCCAAGTTTGGTTTACTTAGCAAAGTGAGAACTGCGAAGCAGTCTACGCCCAAGAAAAGTGTCAGGTTCAATCATTTGCCTGATGTTGGGTACACTGAGCTCAAGATTCATTCAGATACTGAATCAAAGCAAGAGTCTTCACTCAGTCGTATGCCTCATGTTGAGTTCAATGAGCACAAGATTGGTTTGGTTGGTGTTTTGAGAACCGAGGAACAATCTACACCCAAGAAAAGTGTTAGGTTCAACCATTTGCCTGATGTTGGGTACTCTGAGCTTAAAGTTCATTCAGATACTGAATCAGAAGCTGTATTTTCAGAAGATGAAGGTGTCATCATTAAAGAAGAGGGTCATAAGTTTCATATCGTGGATCTTCAGACTCCTCCGATTATCACCTTGCCTTATGATTTGGCTACTGACAAGCTGCTGAACTTTGATTTCCATTTGGAGCCTTTGACCACTCAAAATGACCAAGAGGAAGGTCAGTTGCAAGAGATCAATTGGAGAACTTATTCCTCATTTCCTGAGTTTATTCCAGTTGATGGTGTGCCTGAAACACCAGAGAAGGTGTTGAAGGAGGAAGAGATCATTTCTTCAGATGATCTTTTCTTAACATCACGCGCCATAGAACATTTTGCAGCTGTTtcaaaggagaaagaagagccAATTCGCCTCCACGATATTACTTTAACACCAGATTTCATGGAACATCCGGCAAATGCCTCTGTAATGGAGGAGACTGAGCTTATTTGCCTTAACGATGTTACTTCAACATCATGCGCCATGAAACATTCTGAAGTTTTTCTAAAGGGCAATGAAGAGCCAATTCACGtccaagatatatatttaacacCAGAGTTTAAGGAAAATCCTGCACATGCCTCTGTAATGGAAGAGACTGAGCTTATTTGCCTCAATGATGTTACTTCAACATCACACATCATGGAACATTCTGCAGCTGTTTTAAAGGAGAATGAAGAACCAATTCACCTTCACGATACTACTTTAACATCAGATTTTATGGAAAATCCTGCAAATGCTTCCTTAACGGAAGAGACTGAGCTTATCTGCCTCAGTGATGTTACTTCAACATCACACACGATGGAATATTCTGCAGCTGTTtcaaaggagaaagaagagccGATTCACCTCCAAGATATTTCTTTAACGCCAGATTTGAAGGAAAACCCTGCAAATGTGTCCTTAACGGAAGAGACTGAGCTTATTTGCCTCAATGATGTTACTTCAACATCAAAGACTGCTGAAACTCCTGAAGATGTCTTTAAAGGAATTGAACTTATGCCCCTCCATGATGTTTCTCTAGACGAGGTTCCTGAATCACTCACTACAAATGAAATCTCTGTTGAGATGTCGAAGGAGAAGGACACAGACCAAGCTGATAGTACCTCTCTGGAATCTGAATATATAGTTGTACCATCTCCAAATTCCATGCCTGAAAACTCAATCGAAAACT GTGTATCAGACAAAAAGGATATGCAAGAGACATCTCTTACAGGCTCTTTATTGTCTGAAATGGCTCCACGGAACGTCGCTTCTCACACACAAGCAGCTATTAAtgagtcagaatcttcttcattCAACTCAATGTCGGTGGCAGCTGAAACAAACCAATATTCAGGGGAGTTGATGGATCTTGCGGATGCATACAATATCGTTGTAGGTAATGAGAGCAACAACGATAGTAATGGAAGAGAACAAATAGAGAACTGGATGAAGAAAGATACATCTAGAGTTAGCGAAGACCTTAAAGCACTTCTTACTCAAATATCAGCTTCTC CTTCTCGTGGGATAGAGTTTTTGTCGCCTAGAGATGTAAGCCCCAAGATATCTGTTAACAGTAGTGATCAGGATACAAAGAACATAGATCATGATATGCAGCTGCTACTTCAGAAGAGAATGCTCGAAAGGAACGAGAGCAACTTATCGTTGGAAGGAGTTTCTGTGAGTGAAATCGAGGGAGAAAGTGAGAGTGATCGGTTGAAAAGGCAGGTTGATTACGACAGGAAACTGCTGACTGGTTTATATAAAGAATTGGAGGAAGAAAGAAGCGCTTCAGCGGTTGCTACAAACCAAGCAATGGCTATGATTACGAGGTTGCAGGAAGAGAAAGCGTCGTTCCAAATGGAAGCTTTGCAGAACCTGAGGATGATGGAAGAGCAAGCGGAGTATGATATGGAAGCAATACAGAGACTGAATGATTTACTTGTTGAGAGAGAAAAACTTATTCAAGATTTAGAAGCTGAGATTGAATACTTCCGGGACCAGACCCCGCAGAAGAAGGATAAGGTAGATGTTGCAGAACAGGTCACTGAAATAGATTCGCCTAGTGAGGGAATGAGCAACAAGATACAGAGTTGTTTAGTTGggtttgaagaagagagattataTATCACTAGTTGTTTGGACAAGATTGAAAACAGAGTAACTGGCGAGGCTCATGGCGATAATCTACCAGCAGAAGAATCTGTTTCTGAGCTACAGGAGAGAGTAGAGAGGCTGAAGGGAGATTTATACTTCCTAGAACAGGTTATGAACTCTCTCGGGCACGGGAATGAAGGCATGCAATTTGTCAAGGAAATAGCTTCCCATTTGCAAACTCTGCGGAGTCTCAGCATGAAAAGACAAGATCACACAGAGAGTTGA
- the LOC104767058 gene encoding myosin-binding protein 1-like isoform X2: MATRQMSAVKSQMGSWSFTRALAFAFNEWLLMLMLFVNSIFSYVIARFADYSELQSPCLMCSNLDHILGRTKHLKKPHWDMICSKHKSEISSLVYCHAHGKLVDVRGMCETCLFSFATTNKSNAETYRLLVGKLGDNSYFGSKTGRSTNPNCSKLTDCTCCNQLWGTQTAPTQVAEREMLPKFGLLSKVRTAKQSTPKKSVRFNHLPDVGYTELKIHSDTESKQESSLSRMPHVEFNEHKIGLVGVLRTEEQSTPKKSVRFNHLPDVGYSELKVHSDTESEAVFSEDEGVIIKEEGHKFHIVDLQTPPIITLPYDLATDKLLNFDFHLEPLTTQNDQEEGQLQEINWRTYSSFPEFIPVDGVPETPEKVLKEEEIISSDDLFLTSRAIEHFAAVSKEKEEPIRLHDITLTPDFMEHPANASVMEETELICLNDVTSTSCAMKHSEVFLKGNEEPIHVQDIYLTPEFKENPAHASVMEETELICLNDVTSTSHIMEHSAAVLKENEEPIHLHDTTLTSDFMENPANASLTEETELICLSDVTSTSHTMEYSAAVSKEKEEPIHLQDISLTPDLKENPANVSLTEETELICLNDVTSTSKTAETPEDVFKGIELMPLHDVSLDEVPESLTTNEISVEMSKEKDTDQADSTSLESEYIVVPSPNSMPENSIENCVSDKKDMQETSLTGSLLSEMAPRNVASHTQAAINESESSSFNSMSVAAETNQYSGELMDLADAYNIVVGNESNNDSNGREQIENWMKKDTSRVSEDLKALLTQISASRGIEFLSPRDVSPKISVNSSDQDTKNIDHDMQLLLQKRMLERNESNLSLEGVSVSEIEGESESDRLKRQVDYDRKLLTGLYKELEEERSASAVATNQAMAMITRLQEEKASFQMEALQNLRMMEEQAEYDMEAIQRLNDLLVEREKLIQDLEAEIEYFRDQTPQKKDKVDVAEQVTEIDSPSEGMSNKIQSCLVGFEEERLYITSCLDKIENRVTGEAHGDNLPAEESVSELQERVERLKGDLYFLEQVMNSLGHGNEGMQFVKEIASHLQTLRSLSMKRQDHTES, encoded by the exons ATGGCTACTAGACAAATGTCTGCAGTAAAATCACAGATGGGTTCCTGGAGTTTCACCAGAGCTTTGGCTTTTGCCTTTAATGAGTGGCTACTGATGTTGATGCTCTTTGTCAACTCCATATTCTCCTACGTGATCGCGAGGTTTGCAGATTACTCTGAGCTTCAGTCTCCATGTTTGATGTGTTCAAATCTTGATCATATTCTCGGGAGGACTAAACATTTGAAGAAACCTCATTGGGATATGATCTGCTCTAAACACAAATCAGAAATCTCGTCCTTGGTTTACTGTCACGCTCATGGGAAGCTTGTTGATGTCCGGGGAATGTGCGAGActtgtcttttctcttttgctacAACCAATAAGTCTAACGCTGAAACTTACAGATTGTTGGTTGGTAAATTGGGTGATAATTCTTACTTTGGATCCAAGACTGGTCGAAGCACAAATCCAAATTGCTCTAAACTTACTGATTGTACATGTTGTAATCAGCTGTGGGGGACTCAAACCGCTCCTACTCAGGTGGCTGAACGAGAAATGCTACCCAAGTTTGGTTTACTTAGCAAAGTGAGAACTGCGAAGCAGTCTACGCCCAAGAAAAGTGTCAGGTTCAATCATTTGCCTGATGTTGGGTACACTGAGCTCAAGATTCATTCAGATACTGAATCAAAGCAAGAGTCTTCACTCAGTCGTATGCCTCATGTTGAGTTCAATGAGCACAAGATTGGTTTGGTTGGTGTTTTGAGAACCGAGGAACAATCTACACCCAAGAAAAGTGTTAGGTTCAACCATTTGCCTGATGTTGGGTACTCTGAGCTTAAAGTTCATTCAGATACTGAATCAGAAGCTGTATTTTCAGAAGATGAAGGTGTCATCATTAAAGAAGAGGGTCATAAGTTTCATATCGTGGATCTTCAGACTCCTCCGATTATCACCTTGCCTTATGATTTGGCTACTGACAAGCTGCTGAACTTTGATTTCCATTTGGAGCCTTTGACCACTCAAAATGACCAAGAGGAAGGTCAGTTGCAAGAGATCAATTGGAGAACTTATTCCTCATTTCCTGAGTTTATTCCAGTTGATGGTGTGCCTGAAACACCAGAGAAGGTGTTGAAGGAGGAAGAGATCATTTCTTCAGATGATCTTTTCTTAACATCACGCGCCATAGAACATTTTGCAGCTGTTtcaaaggagaaagaagagccAATTCGCCTCCACGATATTACTTTAACACCAGATTTCATGGAACATCCGGCAAATGCCTCTGTAATGGAGGAGACTGAGCTTATTTGCCTTAACGATGTTACTTCAACATCATGCGCCATGAAACATTCTGAAGTTTTTCTAAAGGGCAATGAAGAGCCAATTCACGtccaagatatatatttaacacCAGAGTTTAAGGAAAATCCTGCACATGCCTCTGTAATGGAAGAGACTGAGCTTATTTGCCTCAATGATGTTACTTCAACATCACACATCATGGAACATTCTGCAGCTGTTTTAAAGGAGAATGAAGAACCAATTCACCTTCACGATACTACTTTAACATCAGATTTTATGGAAAATCCTGCAAATGCTTCCTTAACGGAAGAGACTGAGCTTATCTGCCTCAGTGATGTTACTTCAACATCACACACGATGGAATATTCTGCAGCTGTTtcaaaggagaaagaagagccGATTCACCTCCAAGATATTTCTTTAACGCCAGATTTGAAGGAAAACCCTGCAAATGTGTCCTTAACGGAAGAGACTGAGCTTATTTGCCTCAATGATGTTACTTCAACATCAAAGACTGCTGAAACTCCTGAAGATGTCTTTAAAGGAATTGAACTTATGCCCCTCCATGATGTTTCTCTAGACGAGGTTCCTGAATCACTCACTACAAATGAAATCTCTGTTGAGATGTCGAAGGAGAAGGACACAGACCAAGCTGATAGTACCTCTCTGGAATCTGAATATATAGTTGTACCATCTCCAAATTCCATGCCTGAAAACTCAATCGAAAACT GTGTATCAGACAAAAAGGATATGCAAGAGACATCTCTTACAGGCTCTTTATTGTCTGAAATGGCTCCACGGAACGTCGCTTCTCACACACAAGCAGCTATTAAtgagtcagaatcttcttcattCAACTCAATGTCGGTGGCAGCTGAAACAAACCAATATTCAGGGGAGTTGATGGATCTTGCGGATGCATACAATATCGTTGTAGGTAATGAGAGCAACAACGATAGTAATGGAAGAGAACAAATAGAGAACTGGATGAAGAAAGATACATCTAGAGTTAGCGAAGACCTTAAAGCACTTCTTACTCAAATATCAGCTTCTCGTGGGATAGAGTTTTTGTCGCCTAGAG ATGTAAGCCCCAAGATATCTGTTAACAGTAGTGATCAGGATACAAAGAACATAGATCATGATATGCAGCTGCTACTTCAGAAGAGAATGCTCGAAAGGAACGAGAGCAACTTATCGTTGGAAGGAGTTTCTGTGAGTGAAATCGAGGGAGAAAGTGAGAGTGATCGGTTGAAAAGGCAGGTTGATTACGACAGGAAACTGCTGACTGGTTTATATAAAGAATTGGAGGAAGAAAGAAGCGCTTCAGCGGTTGCTACAAACCAAGCAATGGCTATGATTACGAGGTTGCAGGAAGAGAAAGCGTCGTTCCAAATGGAAGCTTTGCAGAACCTGAGGATGATGGAAGAGCAAGCGGAGTATGATATGGAAGCAATACAGAGACTGAATGATTTACTTGTTGAGAGAGAAAAACTTATTCAAGATTTAGAAGCTGAGATTGAATACTTCCGGGACCAGACCCCGCAGAAGAAGGATAAGGTAGATGTTGCAGAACAGGTCACTGAAATAGATTCGCCTAGTGAGGGAATGAGCAACAAGATACAGAGTTGTTTAGTTGggtttgaagaagagagattataTATCACTAGTTGTTTGGACAAGATTGAAAACAGAGTAACTGGCGAGGCTCATGGCGATAATCTACCAGCAGAAGAATCTGTTTCTGAGCTACAGGAGAGAGTAGAGAGGCTGAAGGGAGATTTATACTTCCTAGAACAGGTTATGAACTCTCTCGGGCACGGGAATGAAGGCATGCAATTTGTCAAGGAAATAGCTTCCCATTTGCAAACTCTGCGGAGTCTCAGCATGAAAAGACAAGATCACACAGAGAGTTGA
- the LOC104767081 gene encoding myb-related protein 306-like, with product MGRPPCCDKIGIKKGPWTPEEDIILVSYIQEHGPGNWRCVPTNTGLLRCSKSCRLRWTNYLRPGIKRGNFTSHEEGMIIHLQALLGNKWASIASYLPQRTDNDIKNYWNTHLKKKLNKSECDAERSRSSENITLQTSASRNTINHRSTYASSTENISRLLEGWMRASPKSSAANHQTNSLIDHQNHQSPYEQLQGSWEQGHHSKIRSNGDDHQGFSVGPKKSAENNIGGDHEDGGDDDDEDHISATPPLTFIEKWLLEETNTGVQMEEMSHLMELSNML from the exons atgggTAGGCCTCCATGCTGTGACAAGATAGGGATCAAGAAAGGACCATGGACGCCTGAAGAAGACATCATTCTTGTTTCTTACATCCAAGAACATGGCCCTGGAAACTGGAGATGTGTTCCCACCAACACTG GGTTACTGAGATGCAGCAAAAGCTGTAGACTGAGATGGACAAATTATCTGAGACCTGGAATTAAACGCGGAAACTTTACTTCTCATGAGGAAGGAATGATCATTCACTTGCAAGCCTTATTGGGTAACAA ATGGGCGTCCATAGCTTCATATCTACCACAGAGAACGGATAATGATATCAAGAACTACTGGAACACacatttgaagaagaagctcaacaagTCCGAGTGTGACGCTGAGAGAAGCAGATCATCAGAGAACATCACGTTGCAAACTTCTGCCTCAAGAAACACCATTAATCATAGATCTACCTATGCTTCAAGCACTGAAAACATTTCCCGCCTTCTTGAGGGTTGGATGAGAGCATCCCCAAAGAGTAGCGCAGCTAATCATCAGACGAACAGTCTCATCgatcatcaaaatcatcagtCTCCATACGAACAGCTACAAGGTTCTTGGGAACAAGGTCATCATAGCAAAATAAGAAGCAATGGGGATGATCATCAGGGATTCAGTGTTGGTCCAAAGAAGTCAGCTGAGAATAACATCGGTGGTGATCATgaagatggtggtgatgatgatgatgaggatcaTATTTCTGCTACTCCACCATTGACATTTATTGAGAAATGGCTTTTGGAGGAAACAAACACTGGGGTTCAAATGGAAGAGATGAGCCACTTGATGGAGCTCTCTAATATGCTTTAA